A stretch of the Saccharolobus caldissimus genome encodes the following:
- a CDS encoding DNA-directed RNA polymerase subunit K, translated as MSQDLHFNEVYISLWQNKLTKYEIARVVSARALQLAMGAPPLIDLTTINSTLNAVTIAEEELKRGVLPITIRRRLPNGKVILISLRKS; from the coding sequence GTGTCACAAGACCTGCATTTTAATGAAGTTTATATATCTTTATGGCAGAATAAATTAACAAAATACGAAATTGCTAGAGTAGTTAGTGCAAGAGCATTGCAGCTAGCTATGGGTGCACCTCCACTTATTGATTTGACTACTATAAATTCTACGTTAAATGCAGTTACAATAGCTGAAGAGGAACTAAAAAGAGGTGTACTTCCGATAACCATTAGGAGAAGATTACCTAATGGTAAAGTAATTTTAATATCTCTTAGAAAGAGTTAG